The genomic region TTTAGCGATATCGCGCAACAGGATTTGCTGTCCGCTGGCATTGGTCAAAAAGACATTCTTGAGATCTTCGAGGGAATGCCTGTATGGCCGGTCGAGCTGGACGACAATATTATATTCGTTTCCGGTCTTGGGATCCGTATAGATTGAGGGGTTATTTTCGTTTCCGACAAAACTCCAGAGCACCGTTGATGCAATCTGCTGCACAGTCAGTCCAACAAGAGCCGCCTTGACCCGATCCACCTGGACATCAAGCTCCGGAAAATGGAAATCGTTCGGGAGAATCTGAACATCTCCGATTCCCGGTATCTCTTTTATCCTGCTGGCCACCTTCTCGGCAAAGCGCTCGCCTGTGGCCAGGTCGTACCCGTAGATCTCGACATCAATAATCCCTTGGTACCCGAAATTCAGGATTCGCTCAACCAGACCTCCCGGCATGAAATAAATGCCGACTCCCGGAAACATTCCTTTCATGGCTGTCCGGACCCTGTTCATCAATTCGTCTGACGATTCAGTCCGTTGGTCTGGATCCACCAGATTGACCTGAACGAAGGCGGTATCCGGACCCGTGTTGTTCGTAAAAACGGACGCCGCGCCATTTGTTCCTCGACCGGCTGTATTTCTTAAGCCGATATTGGAAGCAATCAGACGAACATCCCGGGGAGGAAGAGTCTTCCGGATCACCTGTTCAATCTCTTTGGCCAACTCTGTCGTCAGCTCGATTCTTGTTCCGGGCGGAGCCTGGATGTTGATCGTGAACTGGCTTTCATCCGGAGCCGGAAAGAATTCCGTGCCAATGAAACGGACCAGGGGGAGAGAGAGCAGAAATGTCAGTAAAACCGTCAGGAAGATTTTTTTCCGATGGTGGATGGCATAGTTAAGCAGGTTTTCGTAAAAGATCTCCACCCTTTGAAAGGCTCTCTGAAACCAGGCAAAGGGCCCCTGTCGATCCGTAAGGGGAGTCCGGGACGGATGGAGGAACCGGTAACAAAGAAGCGGGGTGACCGTGCGGGAAACGAAAAAAGAAGCAAAAAGGGCAAATGTAATGGTCAGAGCCATTGGCGTAAAAAGAAGACGACCGATGCCCTGCATAAACACAACCGGCAGGAAGACGACCACTGTCGTGATTGTCGAAGCGAGAATCGGCATCGCAACTTCCCGTGCAGCCGCCAGAAGAGCCCGTGGACGCGGAGTGGCGTCAACAGAAAAATGCCTGTAGATATTTTCGAGTTCCACAATGGAATCATCGACAAGTCGGCCAATGCCGAGGGCTAATCCGCCAAAAGTGAAAATATTCAGGGTCTGGTGCGTGAAATAGAGAAAGACCATCGCAACGAGAGCCGAAAGAGGGATGGCTGTCGAAATGATCAGTGTCGCCGGGATATTTCCGAAAAAAAGCAGGATGACCAGAATGGCAAGGACGGACCCCTGAAGAACCTCATGAAAAAGACTTTTGATCGACTGACGGATATAGAGAGACTGGTCGAAAAACGTATTGAGGCGAACTCCCGGAGGAAGTCCTCGAAGCTTTGGCAACGCCTGTCGGACTTCGTCCACAACCTTCACAGTATTGGAGCCTGGCTGCTTGTTGACGGCCAGATAGACAGCGTTTTCGCCATTGACCCGAACGATGTTGGTCTGGGTTTCAGCCGAATCGGTCACGCGGGCAAAGTCTTTGACAAAGATGGGGACAGCTCTTCCATCCGGCGTCTGTTGCACCGATACAGGCACATTCTTCAGTGTGTCAACCAGGTGATGTGCAATCTGGTTATTCGTAAAGAGATTGTAGTCTTTCGTTCCGATCTTGATGTCACCGGACGGTTGGATAAAGTTTGCCTGGTTGATTGCATTGACCACTTGCATGATCGAGAGATTGCGTGCAAAAAGCCTGTGGGGATCCACATTGATATTGATTTGTCTGACTTTTCCGCCGTTCACCGTCGCCTGGGACACATTGGCAAGCTGTTCCAGCTGAGGCTCGATCGTATTGTAGGCAAGGTCATACAGCTGGATCTGGTTCAAGGAGGGATCTGAAACCGTCACCGAAACAACGGGGATATTGGCAATATCGAACTTGAGGATAAATGGCTGCTGAATGCCGGGAGGAAGCTGGTTTAAGATCTGGCTGATTTTCTGGACAGCCTGGACCATCCCCCCATTCAGGTCCTCGCCCCAGTTGAACCACACCTGGATCGCGGACACGCCTTCCCGGGACTGCGACTGGATATGGGAGACATTATCGATTGTCGATAACGTTTTTTCGAGAGGATAGGTGACGCTCCTCTCTACATCAAGCGGAGAGGCGCCCGGATAAATCGTCCCGACAATAAGAACCGGGACAGCAAGATTGGGGAAAAGATCGATTGGAAGCCTGGCGATCGACTGGGCCCCGAGGAGCAACAGGGCCATGGCAGCCATAAAAACGCCAATCGCATTTTTAAGAGCAAGACGGGTCAGCCACATGGAGAGAAGGGTTCGGCTCTAGGACGAAGCGCCCGGTGAAAAAACCGGAACATAGGGTTTTGGTGAAACGGTTTCCCCTTCAGAAAGGTGGAGTTGGCCCGGAATAACAACAAGATCGTTCACATTAACCCCTTTTTCTATCTGGACATTGGCTCTTCCCTCGATTCCGGGGATGACCGGGGCTTTGCGGAGAAGATTGCCCGGATCAACACGAAAAACATAGGGATGTCCGTTGTTGTGAAGAATGGCTTCCTTTGGCAAAACGATTGCGTCTGGCACGGAACGCAAATGGAGAATTGATTTTGCAAACATACCGGGCTTTAAAACCCCTTTCGGATTCGGCATATCGATTTCCACTGCGAGAGTCCGCGTCTGCACATCAAGAGCCGGATTCATCCGGGTAATCTTTCCCGGAAAAACCTGACCGGGAAACGCATCGACCATCACCTGGACGGGAACACCGATTTTCAGATACCGCACATCCCCTTCCGGGACGCTGATGACAATCTTGACGATATGCGTATCCACAACAGTAAAAAGCGGGTTCTGGTTAGCTGCAACCGCTGCCGTTGATGCGGGAATGGTAGCACCCGGGTCCACCATACGGTTAAAAATATATCCGTCAAAAGGTGCCGTAATTCTTGTGTAGGCCAACTGCTGGGCCGCGTAGTCGACGGCCGCTTTGGCTTGGTCGCACTGTTCCCTGGCCAAATCATAGGAATCCTTTGAGACCAGATTTTTTGCGAGAAGCTTTTTGTAGCGCTTTGCATTCAGGCAGGTATAGTCCCGGGTGGCTGTCGCCTGCTGGAGCTGGGCCCGATAAGTCGTATCCTTGATGACCGCCAGCGTTTCCCCTTTTTTGACCCTGTACCCCCTGCGGACACGAATATCCTCAAGGTATCCGCTGACCTGTGCATAGATTGCCGCCTGGTTGATCGGCTGAATATCCGCTGTCAGCGTGATTGTTTCTGAAATCTCCCTTTTCTGGGGATGGGTCGTAAAGACAGCGACCGGTCTTTTGTCCTGGGTGGTCACCGCCGCCGGCGAAACCTGTCTTTGGGCTGTCTTCCTGTGATAAACCCGATACCCTGCCAATACCAGAATGGCCGATATCACCAAGACAATTCCCCATCGGGCTCCATTATTCATGCGCAACAACCCCTTTGTTATTCCTCTCCTGCAATTGTCGCAGAGGATTCATCCCCGCGTCCCGTATCAAATTGGCCCGGGCGATCTTGAACCCATAGACAGCCTGAACAAATTGTGCCCTGGCTGAGGCCAGATCCGCCTCCGCCTGTGTGACGGCAACCGCAGATCCAACACCCACACGATACTGTCCTTCTGCCAGCCGAAGACTTTCTTTGGCCTGGGAAAGAAGTGACTTCGTTGTTTTTATGCGCTCTGCCGCCGTTTCCATATTCAGAAAGTCCTGCTTGACCTCCATCAGAAGATTCTGCCGAAGACTTTCGATGGAATCGCGCGCTGCGGAGATCGTCTTCTGAGCCTGTGCAACCTGATGCACAGTCAGGAAGCCTGAGAAAATCGGAACGGACACCGTCGCTCCCAGGGACCAGTTATAAGTGAGCGGAAAAAAAATACTCGCATAGGAGTAACTGGCATTGGCTCCAAAGGATGGAAGAAACGTGCTTTTATAATAGAGTTCGTTTTCCACATCCGCCTTTTCCTGCTGCTTTAAAGCCAGAAAATCAGGACGGGTTTCCATCGCATAGCGGGTCAACGTATCGAGCGACTGGGGCATCGTCGTTTGGGTCAACGAAGGGATCGCATTGAACTTCCCCCCGTAAACAACACCCATCGCATTCAAGAGCCCGACCCGTGCAATTTTTACATTGTTTTTCGCGGTAATCAGATTCAGCTTGGCATTGGAGAGATTGACTTGAGCGTTCAGAAGGTCAAACTTTGATGCGGTACCTACATCATATTCTCCCTTGGAGACCTGGAGCTGGTCCTGATAATCCTTCAGCGTTTTCTCTGCGGCATCGACCAGAAGCTGATCCTGTGCCAGCGTGTCATAAGCGACTTCGACATTGGAGAGAAGGGTCCAAAGCGTCCACAAAGCCTGAAGGGATGACGAATTGGCATTAAAACGGGCTTGCCGAACCTGGGTTGCCCTTTGGCCAAACGTAAAAAGAGTTTCCGTGACCGTCGCCGAAGCCTGGTAATAATTGAATCCCGTATTGCTCGGAGGAATAATCAGGCTGAAAAGGGCCGGCGGAATTCCCGGTGAAATGACGAAATTCCCCGTTTCGTAATTGTAGCCCGCCCCCACAGACAAATGTGGATAATAATTCGACATGGCCTGACCGATAATTTCCTTGTTGGCTTCATACTGATGAACGGCCTGACGGTATTGGGGATGGACCCTGATCGCAATTTGCATGGCCTCTTCAAGCGTCAGATTTTCCGGAACCACGACAGGAACGGGCTTTCTGTCAATCGACGGGAGCGGTGGGATGTCTTCTTTTCCGGACGCAAATGCCCGGTCATCCTGCATCATGAAAGGTGCACTCATAAAAAGAAAGATGGACAGAAGGACCCGGCCGATTTTCTGGACTCTTTGCATCTTCGTTTCCTCTCCCTCTCCGTTTCTCATCCAGAGACTCCGGGGTTCATCCCTATGCCGCGGAGAAAGAGGGAAACAATCTCTTCGGTTCGCAGTTCTTTCTTGATTTCCCCCTCCAACAGAAACGGAAAGATCGCCTCCACCCAAAGAGCTCCAATCAGAGACTGGGCAAAAAGCCAGGGGTCGAAGTCCGCACGAAAGACTCCTTCAGCCTGGCCCTTTTCGATAATGCTGGCAATCATTCTGATCCTCTCGGTTCTGTAACGGATCATCTTGTCTGATCGACAGAAACGCTCTTTTGGTTCTTCAATCGCCATGACGGTATATATATCCTGATGAATACGGAGGAAGTGTGCCATGGAAAAAGACATCTCGTGCAGTTTTTTCGTGGGTTCCAAATCCTCCCGTTCATGGATTTCTCCCAGCAAAGCAAGAAGATTTTCATGTCCGACTTCGACAATCCGGGAATAAAGTTCTGCCTTGTTCGAAAAATAGCGGTACAATGTCCCTTTTCCTATTCCCAGAATGGCAATGAGATCATCCAGGGTCACCTGATCGTATCGCCGACCGGCAAACAGGTTGGCCGCCCTTTCAACGATATGATTGCGCGCTTCTTCAAAATCGGACTTGTCCAAAACCATGTCCGTTTTCTTCAAAGCCAGTTTTTTCTTCATGTTTTGTTCTATTCGCTCTATCCGGTCCTGACTTCGACCATCTAAAGTCATTTTTCGGGCAACCATGATGTTCCTCCTGTCTACCCGATGAAAACTTTCTCCCAGAACCCGTCAGAAATAGATCGTGGCTCCTGTGATAACAGGGATAACGTCGATAATCCTTGGCCCCAAAAAGAACCATTGGGAGCGAACCTCTGCAAAAAAACCAACCGGAAACTCCGGAGCACGACCTTCAATACCAAAACCCAAGTCCCCGAGAAAACCACTCGTCCGGCTATTCAGTGGACCATCATTGGAAACCCCCGCCGATACGCCGCCAATATCACCACGAAAGTAGGGGACCCATGGCTGACGGACAAAAAAGGACGGGAAAAAGGGATTGAGTGCAATTCTGGTCCCCAGGTAGCCTTCCGTGTAGTCCGAAGTCGGTCCCTTAGCGACTCCACTTTGCGGAGGAGCGATATGCGGAGAATCAAAACTGTAACCACCACCCACAAGAACCCGGATCCCGGTGCGGATCCCGTAGGATAATTCGGCCAGGCCACCAATGGAATGCTGATAAAGAAGCTGGGACTCCGGTGTCTGCGCGAAGGTGTAACCGAAGCCCAACGTGATGCCAAAATGTCCAAACTCTTCATCGAATTTTTCTTCCTCTGTCGCGATCTCATCCGATGAAACCGGGTCCGAAGCCAGAGTTGCCCCCGATGGCGAGGATTGTCCCGTCTGGGGTGCAGATGAAGAGGACGATGGAGGGGTTGCGCCTGCATGCACGGAGGAAACAGACAAAAACAGGAAAAGAGCTCCGAAAATAAAAGAAAAATAACGCATTTTCAAGATCACAAAGCCTCCCGCAACCCGAGGAGCAAGCAAGCAGTCATGAGAGCAAGAGAAGAAAAAACAAGGAACGGACTGACTGGTCAGTCAGATCAGCGTAAACAGCCTCGCCTTACCAAGTCAAGCCCTGTTTTGAGAAGCGACTTTCGATCGACAGTTACTCAGATTGAGAAAAAAGCCTGAAGGGTTTCAAGGTGCATAAAACACTTCGGAGGATAAAAGATATTCCGATTCGAGATGGGTGATTTGTTCGAGCGCCAGGGCGGCAGTGATTTCGTTCACGCGAATGAGGGACCGTTCAATATTGCAACGGAGGGTTTCAACACAATCCTTGCTTCGATCTTCCGGAAAACATAAAGGGGGAGAACATGCAAAGTAGGCTTTACCGAAAGGAAGCGGTATCCGGAATCTGTCCCAGCTCCCGCACTCTCGATAACGAGTATAGGCAACGGAAAGCAAATAAAGAGGTTTACCGGTTCGCTTGACGAGATATGCCACTCCCTCTTTGGCTTCATAGATAGGCCCTTTGGGACCATCAGGTGTAAAAACGAGAGAAGTGCATCCGTCTTTTGCAATTTTCAGCAATTCGCGAAGCGCCTGGATCCCGCCATTGCTCGATGACCCCCGCACGCTCAAAATACCGAACCACCAGAGAAGACTTGAAATCAGGGCACCGTCACGGGAGCGAGAGACGATAATCCTGATTTTCCCCCACTTTCCGAAATACACAAAAGGCATCAGGAGGCCCTGGTTATGCCAGAAGGCGATCAGGAGAGGTTCTCCGCTCTCAAGCCTCCTCCGGTAATGAGTAAATCCTGAATACTGGCAACGATTTGTCCATTTCAGGAGGCGGACTGCAAGGGAAGCAAAAAAGGCGGACAGCATCATCCAGAAGGAACATCGATACTCTGCGGAAGAAGGAGGAAGACTCTGTGAATGTTCCGCATACTGTGGGGAATCCATCCAAATCCTCCCCGCTGTTTCCAGCGCAATGAGGGGAAACTGAAACCCGGATTGGGTGACCAACAGAACGTTTTGAAGAAAACTTTTTCGCTCGCATGACAGGCAGAAAACCAGGTCCCGGATATGTACTCACCTTTAAAAAGAATACAGAAAAACAAAAAAATATAAATCTTCAATTTTTTCCCTTTTTTCTGCCTTTTTTCTTCATTGACCGAGGATTGTTTGACTGCACCATCAGGGTATCGTTAAAATAATTTCGTGAAGACCCAATCCAACGTCCGCAGCCTGAAAGAACAGGAATTTTTCTCCCCTACTCCGCTCCGCGTCGGCATTGTTCAATTTCCGGGAACAAATTGTGATTTCGACACGTGGGAAGCTGTCCGTTCGGTCTCAGGACTGGAACCGTCATGGCTTTCCTATCAGACGGATTCGGTTCGGGAGATGAATGCTGTCATTCTTCCAGGCGGTTTTTCTTACGGAGACTATCTGCGTACAGGAGCCATGGCCGCACAGACACCCGTCATGGCAGCCATCCGAAAATTTGCCCAGGAGGGCCACCCCGTCCTGGGCATTTGTAACGGCTTTCAGATCCTTGTGGAAACGGGGCTTCTTCCCGGAGCATTGCTGATTAATTCCTCACGAAGCTTCATTTGTGAAGACTCCCCGATCGTATCTCTGACTTCTCGCACCCCTTTCACCTCGATTCTTCCTGAAGGAACACGGATCACCCTGCCGATCGCCCACCAGGAAGGCCGCTACTATCTTCCAGCGGACAAGCTGCGGGACATCGAATCTTCAGGACAGGTTGTCTTTCGGTATGTCAACAATCCTAACGGTTCCACTCATGACATTGCAGGGGTTTCCAATCCCGAAGGAAACGTTGTGGGTCTCATGCCCCATCCCGAACGGCGTATACGGCACGCCTCATCCCCTCCGGACGGACTCTTCTTTTTTGAGTCCCTTCTGATTTCTCTCCGCAACCGCATGTTTCAACGTACCGCACCAGACATTCCCCTTCCGAAATGAAAAAATGGTGAACAGTCCGCTTTTTGTCCATGTCACTTTCAAAACCTGCAGGCAGGGCGACATTCGTCTTTTTATGATACGGCAGGTACCCTTTGGAGCCTAAATGACAACCACTCCCTCCCGATTCCGGATTCCTCCTTCAGAAATGGAAATGATTCACTCCCTCCTCGGGCGGAATCCTTCCCTTACAGAAGAAGCCGTTTTTTCCGCCATGTGGAGCGAGCATTGCAGCTACAAGTCCTCCCGAATTCATCTTCGCTCCTTTTCCTCCAGACACCCCCGCGTCAAGGCCGGCCCCGGAGAAAACGCCGGAATCGTTCATGTCAGTGATGGTCTTTCTCTGGCATTTAAAATGGAAAGTCACAACCACCCGAGCTTTCTCGAACCTTTTCAGGGATCAGCCACAGGTGTCGGAGGAATCCTTCGAGATGTCATCGCCATGGGAGCCCGTCCTGTCGCTCTGGCAAACAGTCTCGTATTCGGATCCCTTCGCCATCCGAAACATCGGACACTTTTTCAGAGAGTTGTTGAAGGTATCGCAGGATATGGAAATCCGGCGGGCATTCCAACGGTGGGTGGAGAAGTCTGGTTTGACGATCGCTACCAGCATAACATTCTGGTCAATGTTATGGCTGTCGGCATCGTCAAGGATAAGGAAATCATGTCCGCAAAAGCTTCACAGGAAGGTCTTCTGGCTATTTACATCGGAAACCGCACAGGCAGGGACGGCGTTTCCGGAGCCGCCATGGCCTCCAGAGGATTTTCCCGGGATGGCGCCGATCTTCGTCCTCAGGTTCAGATTGCCGATCCTTACGCGGGAAAAAATTTAATGGAAGCCACGCTGGAGATTGCCCGAAAAAAGCTTGCGGATTCCATCCAGGATATGGGCGCTGCCGGTCTCACAAGTTCGTCGACAGAAATGGCGGGAAGAGCTGGTCTGGGGATGGAACTGGACGTTTCCCGTGTTCCTCTCCGGGACAATACGATGGAACCATGGGAGATTCTCCTTTCTGAATCTCAGGAAAGAATGCTGGTGCTGGCCTGCCCGGAAAATGCGGAAAAGATTCTGGACATAGCGCGTGCATGGCATCTTTCCGCAGCCGTTGTCGGACGAACGATTCAAGAGCCAAATTTTGTTGTCCTTCGTGGAGAGGAACAACTCGCCAGTATTCCGATCATATACCTGACAGAAAATGCTCCTCTCTACCGAAGAGAATCTGTGATCACATCAGATTCGACAAGTTCGCGGTCGATTCCCTCCCTCGGGGGATCGCACAGCCTCTCCGATCTTTTTCACCGCATGCTCGATCATCCCAACGGCGGAGACCCCCGTTGGATCTACAGACATTTTGACTTCGAAGTTCAAACCCGAACAGTGTTCGGGCCCGGGCACGATGCGGCCGTTCTGGATCTGAAAACCAGGTCAGGTAGCGGAATCGCCATTTCTGTCGTCTCGCTTCCTCATGCATGTTCCCGAAATCCCTACCGCGGGGGAGCAATGCTCGTCTCGAAAGCGGTCACCGAACTGGCTGCAACTGGAGCATTTCCACTGGCAATCACGGATTGTCTGAACTTCGGGAACCCGGAAAAACCCGTCATCATGGGCCAGCTTCAAGAAGCAATTCGGGGGATTGCGGAAGCATCCGCCGCTTTCGACATTCCGGTGGTTTCCGGAAACGTGAGCCTTTATAATGAAACCGATGAAACGAGCATCCCCCCGACTCCCATGATCGGAATCACAGGAATGCTTCCGGCTTTGCGCAGAAGGATTCCCGGGTATATCAAGGAATCCGGATTGAAGATTGCCATTGCCGGAGACGTGTCTAACCTTTCGCTTGGTGGATCTTATCTGGATTGGATACTGGAAGGCGAAATCCAGGAACCCGTACCAGCCGTTTCCTTTTCACGAGTTTCAGCACTTTTGTCTTTCATGCTGTCTTCCGCTTCCTCCGGACGCATCCGATTTTCGAGAGCCGTGGGCCGGGGAGGGATGGCCCGGACTCTCCTGATGATGATAAAAGAGAGTGCTTCCATGGGAATGTATTTGGATTGTCCATTCCCCGTTGAACCACTGGGATTCTTTTTTTCCGAATCACCCGGACGAATTCTTGTGGCGTATTCTGCAGAAGAAGAATCCTGGCTCGATGAATCTGCACGCGAGTGGGGCATCTCTTTTCTTCCTCTTGGACGCATTGTTCCTGGTCTCTGGACGATTCGCTTCCGGAATCCTGAAGGAGTACAAAAGGAATGGGTGGAGGATCTCCCGACACTCAAATCCCGTTTTCTAAGGTCATTATCCCAGTTTATGGAGGAATAGACGTGTTCCACTCTTTTCCCCCTCTTCCGATCGACAGCTCGGACGACCATTTTCACGAAGAATGTGCTGTGTTTGGAATCTTCGGACATCCCGAAGCTTCAAAGCTGGCTTACCTTGGTCTTTATGCCCTTCAACACAGGGGACAGGAAGGAACGGGGATCGCCACGATGGATCACGGGCGAATCAATCTGCGAAAGTCCCAGTCCCTCGTTTCCGAGTTTTATACAGAAGAAATGCTGGAGGACCTGAAAGGATCAAGCGCGGTCGGTCACAACCGATATGCGACACAAGGAGGTGATCCGGAACGGGACCTTCAACCGCTGACCGCTTTTTTCAGTGATGGTTCGATGGCTCTGGTTCATAACGGAAATCTGACGAATGCCCCGGAGATCCGCCGAGACCTGGAAAATGACGGGGCGCTGTTTACCACGATGGTTGACTCGGAAGTACTGGTTCATCTGATTGCCCGCTCACGGGGAACAGGCCTTGTTGACAGAATTGCGCAGGCTCTTGGATCTGTCAAGGGTTCCTATTCTTTGCTTGCTCTTCTTCCGGACCGGCTCCTGGGCATCCGGGACCCTCTCGGTTTACGTCCCCTTTCCCTGGGTCAGCTTGGAGAATCTTTTGTTCTCGCCTCGGAAAGCTGCGCGTTTGACCTGATCGGAGCGCGTTTTATCCGCGACGTGGAACCGGGGGAAATGG from Leptospirillum ferriphilum harbors:
- the purQ gene encoding phosphoribosylformylglycinamidine synthase subunit PurQ, with the protein product MKTQSNVRSLKEQEFFSPTPLRVGIVQFPGTNCDFDTWEAVRSVSGLEPSWLSYQTDSVREMNAVILPGGFSYGDYLRTGAMAAQTPVMAAIRKFAQEGHPVLGICNGFQILVETGLLPGALLINSSRSFICEDSPIVSLTSRTPFTSILPEGTRITLPIAHQEGRYYLPADKLRDIESSGQVVFRYVNNPNGSTHDIAGVSNPEGNVVGLMPHPERRIRHASSPPDGLFFFESLLISLRNRMFQRTAPDIPLPK
- the purL gene encoding phosphoribosylformylglycinamidine synthase subunit PurL, yielding MTTTPSRFRIPPSEMEMIHSLLGRNPSLTEEAVFSAMWSEHCSYKSSRIHLRSFSSRHPRVKAGPGENAGIVHVSDGLSLAFKMESHNHPSFLEPFQGSATGVGGILRDVIAMGARPVALANSLVFGSLRHPKHRTLFQRVVEGIAGYGNPAGIPTVGGEVWFDDRYQHNILVNVMAVGIVKDKEIMSAKASQEGLLAIYIGNRTGRDGVSGAAMASRGFSRDGADLRPQVQIADPYAGKNLMEATLEIARKKLADSIQDMGAAGLTSSSTEMAGRAGLGMELDVSRVPLRDNTMEPWEILLSESQERMLVLACPENAEKILDIARAWHLSAAVVGRTIQEPNFVVLRGEEQLASIPIIYLTENAPLYRRESVITSDSTSSRSIPSLGGSHSLSDLFHRMLDHPNGGDPRWIYRHFDFEVQTRTVFGPGHDAAVLDLKTRSGSGIAISVVSLPHACSRNPYRGGAMLVSKAVTELAATGAFPLAITDCLNFGNPEKPVIMGQLQEAIRGIAEASAAFDIPVVSGNVSLYNETDETSIPPTPMIGITGMLPALRRRIPGYIKESGLKIAIAGDVSNLSLGGSYLDWILEGEIQEPVPAVSFSRVSALLSFMLSSASSGRIRFSRAVGRGGMARTLLMMIKESASMGMYLDCPFPVEPLGFFFSESPGRILVAYSAEEESWLDESAREWGISFLPLGRIVPGLWTIRFRNPEGVQKEWVEDLPTLKSRFLRSLSQFMEE
- a CDS encoding efflux RND transporter periplasmic adaptor subunit produces the protein MNNGARWGIVLVISAILVLAGYRVYHRKTAQRQVSPAAVTTQDKRPVAVFTTHPQKREISETITLTADIQPINQAAIYAQVSGYLEDIRVRRGYRVKKGETLAVIKDTTYRAQLQQATATRDYTCLNAKRYKKLLAKNLVSKDSYDLAREQCDQAKAAVDYAAQQLAYTRITAPFDGYIFNRMVDPGATIPASTAAVAANQNPLFTVVDTHIVKIVISVPEGDVRYLKIGVPVQVMVDAFPGQVFPGKITRMNPALDVQTRTLAVEIDMPNPKGVLKPGMFAKSILHLRSVPDAIVLPKEAILHNNGHPYVFRVDPGNLLRKAPVIPGIEGRANVQIEKGVNVNDLVVIPGQLHLSEGETVSPKPYVPVFSPGASS
- a CDS encoding TetR/AcrR family transcriptional regulator, translated to MVARKMTLDGRSQDRIERIEQNMKKKLALKKTDMVLDKSDFEEARNHIVERAANLFAGRRYDQVTLDDLIAILGIGKGTLYRYFSNKAELYSRIVEVGHENLLALLGEIHEREDLEPTKKLHEMSFSMAHFLRIHQDIYTVMAIEEPKERFCRSDKMIRYRTERIRMIASIIEKGQAEGVFRADFDPWLFAQSLIGALWVEAIFPFLLEGEIKKELRTEEIVSLFLRGIGMNPGVSG
- a CDS encoding TolC family protein; this translates as MRNGEGEETKMQRVQKIGRVLLSIFLFMSAPFMMQDDRAFASGKEDIPPLPSIDRKPVPVVVPENLTLEEAMQIAIRVHPQYRQAVHQYEANKEIIGQAMSNYYPHLSVGAGYNYETGNFVISPGIPPALFSLIIPPSNTGFNYYQASATVTETLFTFGQRATQVRQARFNANSSSLQALWTLWTLLSNVEVAYDTLAQDQLLVDAAEKTLKDYQDQLQVSKGEYDVGTASKFDLLNAQVNLSNAKLNLITAKNNVKIARVGLLNAMGVVYGGKFNAIPSLTQTTMPQSLDTLTRYAMETRPDFLALKQQEKADVENELYYKSTFLPSFGANASYSYASIFFPLTYNWSLGATVSVPIFSGFLTVHQVAQAQKTISAARDSIESLRQNLLMEVKQDFLNMETAAERIKTTKSLLSQAKESLRLAEGQYRVGVGSAVAVTQAEADLASARAQFVQAVYGFKIARANLIRDAGMNPLRQLQERNNKGVVAHE
- a CDS encoding efflux RND transporter permease subunit produces the protein MWLTRLALKNAIGVFMAAMALLLLGAQSIARLPIDLFPNLAVPVLIVGTIYPGASPLDVERSVTYPLEKTLSTIDNVSHIQSQSREGVSAIQVWFNWGEDLNGGMVQAVQKISQILNQLPPGIQQPFILKFDIANIPVVSVTVSDPSLNQIQLYDLAYNTIEPQLEQLANVSQATVNGGKVRQININVDPHRLFARNLSIMQVVNAINQANFIQPSGDIKIGTKDYNLFTNNQIAHHLVDTLKNVPVSVQQTPDGRAVPIFVKDFARVTDSAETQTNIVRVNGENAVYLAVNKQPGSNTVKVVDEVRQALPKLRGLPPGVRLNTFFDQSLYIRQSIKSLFHEVLQGSVLAILVILLFFGNIPATLIISTAIPLSALVAMVFLYFTHQTLNIFTFGGLALGIGRLVDDSIVELENIYRHFSVDATPRPRALLAAAREVAMPILASTITTVVVFLPVVFMQGIGRLLFTPMALTITFALFASFFVSRTVTPLLCYRFLHPSRTPLTDRQGPFAWFQRAFQRVEIFYENLLNYAIHHRKKIFLTVLLTFLLSLPLVRFIGTEFFPAPDESQFTINIQAPPGTRIELTTELAKEIEQVIRKTLPPRDVRLIASNIGLRNTAGRGTNGAASVFTNNTGPDTAFVQVNLVDPDQRTESSDELMNRVRTAMKGMFPGVGIYFMPGGLVERILNFGYQGIIDVEIYGYDLATGERFAEKVASRIKEIPGIGDVQILPNDFHFPELDVQVDRVKAALVGLTVQQIASTVLWSFVGNENNPSIYTDPKTGNEYNIVVQLDRPYRHSLEDLKNVFLTNASGQQILLRDIAKIQESSGPNEIDRKRMTRLITISANPVGRPLGAIAKDLRNYVAHADIPPGFSIVLAGQIAQQKGAFLSLALAALSAILLVYMVLATQFRSLIDPFVIMFSVPMSFIGVIWLFFLTGTSFSTIAFMGVIMTVGIAASNGVLLVDYSNRLQREQGISLEEAVVKAGRTRLRPVVMTSLATIFGLIPMALGFDVGSSNSLPLARAVIGGLTCATLFTLILVPTIYLSLHRRFPVKTGGAALDWESEDGPERRGV
- a CDS encoding lysophospholipid acyltransferase family protein, producing the protein MDSPQYAEHSQSLPPSSAEYRCSFWMMLSAFFASLAVRLLKWTNRCQYSGFTHYRRRLESGEPLLIAFWHNQGLLMPFVYFGKWGKIRIIVSRSRDGALISSLLWWFGILSVRGSSSNGGIQALRELLKIAKDGCTSLVFTPDGPKGPIYEAKEGVAYLVKRTGKPLYLLSVAYTRYRECGSWDRFRIPLPFGKAYFACSPPLCFPEDRSKDCVETLRCNIERSLIRVNEITAALALEQITHLESEYLLSSEVFYAP